GCGTTACCAGGAGCAGGATTCCGAACTCAGGGCCCTTTGGGAACAACATCAGGAATTCGAGCGCATTCTGCTGAAGTATGAAGGGCGTCCGTACCTGAGCCCCACGCAGGGACAGGAAATCAAGCAGCTCAAGAAGAAGAAGCTCGCGGGCAAGACCAAGCTTCAGCAGGTTCTGCAAAAGTATCGAGGATCGGAGGATTGATATGGAGCTGACAGGGGCTCAGGCTTTGCTGAAATGCCTGGAAAAGGAAGGGGTCAAGACCATCTTCGGTTTTCCTGGCGGGGCAGTGATCGACATTTATGACGAACTGCCCAATTTTCCCGTCGAGCACATTCTGGTGCGACATGAGCAGGGTGCGATTCATGCGGCGGACGGATATGCCCGCGCCACCGGCGACGTGGGCGTATGCCTGCTGACGTCGGGACCGGGGGCGACCAACGCCGTCACCGGCATCGCCACCGCCTACATGGATTCCATCCCGGTGGTCATTTTCACCGGGCAGGTTCCCACCCCGCTCATCGGCAATGACGCCTTCCAGGAAGTGGACATCGTCGGGATTACCCGCCCCTGTACCAAGCACAATTATCTAGTCAAGGATGTCAAGGACTTGGCCCGGGTCGTGAAGCAGGCCTTTTATCTGGCCCGCTCCGGCAGGCCCGGGCCGGTCCTTGTCGACCTGCCCAAGGATGTGCTCCAGGCCAAGTGCGATTTCGACTATCCCCGCAACGTGCGCCTGCGGAGCTACAATCCCAATCTCAAGCCCCATGTCGGCCAGACCCGCAAGGTGGCCAAGCTGCTGCGCGACGCCAAGCGCCCGCTGATCTATTCCGGCGGCGGAGTGATCAGCGCCCGCGCGCACCGCGAGCTGGTCTGGCTGGCCCGGCGGCTGAACGTGCCCGTGACCTCGACGCTCATGGGGCTCGGCGCTTTTCCCGGCGACGACGACCTCTGGCTCGGCATGCTCGGCATGCACGGCACCTACGCGGCCAACATGGCCGTGAACAACTGCGACCTGCTGCTGGCCATCGGCGCGCGCTTCGACGACCGCGTCACCGGCAAGGTCAACACCTTTGCGCCGAAGGCCACCATCGTGCACGTGGACATCGATCCCACGTCGATCCAGAAGAACGTGGCCGTGCACGTGCCGCTTGTGGCCGACTGCAAAAGCGCGCTTGCCGCGCTCAAGGAAGAGCTGGAACCCGACCTGGACGTGCCCGCCTGGCAGGCCAAGCACGCGGACTGGGTCGGGCAGGTCCGCTCCTGGGCGAGCGAGCATCCCCTGACCTACAACGCCAGCACCACAGGGGCCATCAAGCCGCAGTACGTGGTTGAAAAGATTTACGAGATCACCAAGGGCGACGCGATCATCGCCACGGAGGTGGGCCAGAACCAGATGTGGGCGGCCCAGTTCTATCGTTTCAAGTCGCCGAATACCTTCCTCTCCTCCGGCGGCCTCGGCACCATGGGCTACGGGTTTCCCGCGGCCATGGGCGCGCAGAAGGCCTTTCCGGATAAGCTGGTCATCGACATCGCGGGCGACGGATCCATCCAGATGTGCATCCAGGAAATGGCCACCGTGGTCTGCAACAACCTGCCGGTCAAGATCGTTATCCTGAACAACGGCTATCTCGGAATGGTTCGGCAGTGGCAGGAGCTGTTCTACGGCAAGAACTACTGCCAGACCTGCATGGACGCCCAGCCCGACTTCGTGAAGCTGGCCGAGGCCTATGGCGCCGAAGGATACCGCATCACCGATTCGAAGGATGTGGAGTCGGTGCTGCGCGAGGCCTTTGCTTCCCCGAAGCCCGTCATCGTTGATGTGCGTGTGGAAAGGGAGGAGAACGTTTACCCCATGGTTCCGGCTGGGGCCTCCCTCGCCGAGATGCTGCTCGTCTAGGAGATACGACCATGAAACATACGCTTTCCGTCACGGTGGAAAACGAACCGGGCGTGCTCTCCAGGGTGGCCGGACTGTTCAGCGGGCGCGGGTTCAACATCGAGTCCCTCAACGTCGGCCCCACGCTGGAGCCGGGCGTCTCCCGCATGACCATCACCACCGAGGGCGATGAACAGATTATCGAACAGATCGTCAAGCAACTCAGAAAGCTCGTGACCGTGATCAAGGTCCGGGATCTGACCGAACTCAAGGCGGTTGCGCGCGAAATGGTCCTCGTGAAGGTGAATGCCGAAGAGGGCAAACGCGCAGAAATCCTACGAATCGTTGACATCTTTCGCTGCAAGGTCGTGGACGTCAGCCTGGACGAAGTGACCATCGAATGCACCGGCGACGCCGGGAAGATCGAGGCGATCATCGACCTGCTCACCCGCTTCGGCATCAAGGAAATCGCCCGTACCGGGGCCACCGCGCTCAAGCGCGCCAAACAATAGCGACAAGGTCCGGCGTGCCGGCAAGGATGTCTCGCGGCGTCCTTGCCGGAGCCTATCCCCTGGGAGGCAGGCGAGCCCACGGCGATCCGCCGTCGAGCCGTGCTTCCAGGGAGGGGTTTCCTTTTGGACGCCGATGATTCCCAAAGAATAAGGAGATGGAAATGAAAGTTTTTTACGAAAGCGACGCTGATCTGAAGTTTCTGAAGGACAAGACCGTTGCCGTCATCGGCTACGGCAGCCAGGGCCACGCCCACGCCCAGAACCTTCGCGACAGCGGCGTGAATGTGATCATCGGCCAGCGCCCCGGCGGCAAGAACTACGAACTTGCCAAGGAGCACGGCTTCGAGCCTGTCAGCGCCAAAGAGGCCGCCGCCAAGGCCGACATGATCATGATCCTGCTGCCCGACCAGGTCCAGGGCGATGTCTACAAGAACGACATCGCTCCCGGTCTCGTGGACGGCAACATCCTGGCCTTCGGCCACGGTTTCAACATCCATTTCGGCCGCATCAAGCCCCCCAAGGGCGTTGACGTGGTCATGATCGCCCCCAAGGGACCGGGACACCTGGTTCGCCGCACCTTCACCGAAGGCGGCGCCGTTCCCGCTCTGGTGGCCGTCGAGCAGGACGCTTCCGGCAAGGCCATGGACATCGCTCTGGCCTATGCCCGCGGCATCGGGGCGACCCGTTCCGGCGTCATTCAGACCACCTTCCGCGAAGAGACCGAAACCGACCTTTTCGGCGAGCAGGTCGTGCTTTGCGGCGGTCTGACCGAGCTGTGCAAGGCCGGTTTCGAAACGCTGGTCGAGGCCGGATATCAGCCGGAAGTCGCCTACTTCGAGTGCCTGCATGAGATCAAGCTCATCGTGGACCTGATGTACGAGGGCGGCTTGGCCAAGATGCGCGACTCCATCTCCGACACCGCCGAGTACGGCGACTACCGCACCGGCAAGCGGATCATCACCGACGAGACCCGTTGGGAGATGCGCCAGATCTTGACCGAGATCCAGGACGGCACGTTTGCCAAGGACTTCATCCTGGAATCCCAGGCAGGCTACCCGCGCATGAACGCCGAACGGCGCATGGCCTCCGAGAACCTGCTTGAGGTCGTCGGCGGCAAGCTCCGCAAGATGATGAGCTGGCTCAAGAAATAGTTGGTCCGCACCGCTCGTTCATTCAGCCGCTCCCGAAAGGGGGCGGCTTTTTTGTGCGCGGATGGTATCGATGCGCTGCGGCCTGGGCACCCGCCGATGCAAAGGGGTGAAACCATGCGCAAGAAAGTATTATTGATCTTGTAACGGATGGTTGCTATAGAATATTTGGAATAAGAAACCGACTTCACAGGGGAAGAGGATGGAACACCTGGAAAAACTGCACCGCACGTGTTGGACCTGTGATTACGGAGTCACCACGCTGCGGGCGCGGCAAAAGGGCTGGCTGGGCAATGTTCCCCACGGACACGCTGTGTTTTGCTGCCTCCTGCGGATTTCGCATTCCGATCCGTTGCAGGACTGCGCACGCTGGAAGGCGAGCTACGACGGGTATGACGCCGTGGCCTCTGCGGAGTTGCCGAAGACCAACCAGGAACCGTAAGCGCGGTTTTCGCGGGGAGCCTGCCGGGCGGTCAGGCACGGAAGCCCCCGCATCGCAGAATTCCGCTTGGTCTGCGGGGTGGGCCGGTCAATCCTGTCCGAGCAGTTCGCGCTTGAAGCCTTTCCCCGGATCTGGGTCAGGGCCGATCCAGCAGCTCCAAAGCGCATCGGCGAAATCCTTGCCGGGAATCGTATCCCGGACTTCTCCACCAAACTGAATCGTCGTGCCCTGCTGCGGCAGGTAGGTGAACGTCAAATCCTGGCCGTCCTTGATGTCGGACATCGCACCGCACAGCTTCTCGAAATCCTTCCTGAGCATCTCGTCCGCATCAGGGACGTTCTTCTTCAGGCCTTTCCGCCACCCCTTGCAGAGGTCTTGCCTGTCCACATCCCGCACGAAATGCATGACCATGCGCCGTGGGGTGTCGGCTGCCAGGATTGCCTCGGCGTCCGAAGTGCGCTGCGGAAGATACAGACCCGCCACGTAGACGTCGAAGACGAAGACCGAGCGCAGCGCCGTTCCGTTGAGGACCAGCGGCGCGCCGTGCGCATCGGCGGCGTCGGGAAGCGTCACGCCGGCGCGTTCGGCTGCGAAGGCCGTGGAATGGGACATCGACACCGAAAACAAGAGGGCGGTCGCGGCGACCAACAGGCGGGAAAGGCAGCGCCAACGATTTCTCGACATCTTGACCTCCAGGGGATCGGCTGAATTTCAAGATGGATACGGCAACACGCGGGAGTTGTAAAGCGGGTGCCCGCTTTTGTGGGGGCAAGGAATGCGGACACCCGTTTGCCGTCCCTGCGGGGGGCAGTGAAAAAAGGGGAAGAACGCGGAAGAGGAAGCAGGCGCGGTTGCGATGCTAGATCAGCGGCTTGATGTCGATGACCGGAGTGCCGTCGAGGGCTTCCAGCGGTTCCACGCGAAGGCGCAGGCCATGAATGGAAACGAGCCTGACCTCATGCAGCCCCACGGGATTGGGGCGGTCGGGCGAGCGGGTGGCGAACACGCCGCGCCGGGCGCGGGTTTCGTCGCCGCGGGGATGTACCTGGAGCGCGGTCCGGTCGGAACGGTCAAGCCATGTCAGCAAGACCAGCTGCGCCCCGGCCTGAAGGCCGAGCAGCGCGTCCGCATATTCCGGCAGCATTTCGATGTCGGCGGCGGGAGCACCCTCGCTGCCTTGTTTCGGGGCCTGCTTCCTGTCCTTGAGTGGGGAGCGGACGCTCCCGACAGGTTTCAGGATCATGTTCATCTTGGCCTCCTGCGCGGGCATTGACCCGTCAGCCGCTGAAGTGATCGAAGCCCTTTGCCGTCAGAGGTTCGTGGTCGAGCCGAATGCCGGGTTCCTCGGAAACCACGCCCACGATGGCCACGCCGGGCACGGCGTTCAGCAGCGCGTCCTTGCCTTCGGGGGCGCACGCGCCGAGCAGGCCGTAATCCTCGCCGCCGAGCAGCACGGTCATGGCCGGAATCTCGCCGAGTTGCAGCGCGAGCCGGAGCAGTTCCGGCTCATAGCGGTACGCGTGGAGGTCGAGATCCGCTCCATATCCTTGGCTCAGGGCCAGGAACCGGGGCAGGTCGCGGGCAAGTCCGTCGGAAATGTCCATGCAGCCGCGAACTTCGGGCAGGTCCGCCAGGGCAAGACCCTCGGCGACCCGAGGCCGGGGGCGAAGATGCGCGCCCACCGATTGGGGCCACTCTTCGCGGGCGACGTGGCCAAGCGATTCCAGGACGCTCAGGCCCACGCGCGCCATGCCGATTTCCCCGACAACGAAAATCAGGTCGCCCGGCCGGGCATTGCCGCGCGTCAGCAGCCGTCCGCTGCGGCCTGGTTCGCCCCAGATGGTCATGCCGATGCCCAGGAACGGGGAACGGCTCAAATCTCCGCCGACCAGGGCTAGTTCGTGCTCGGCGGCCAGCTCGCTCATGCCGCTGAAAAAACGGGGCCAAAAATCTGCGGGAAGGCCGTCCGGGATCATCAATTCCAGGGTGAACCCCCTGGGGGCTGCGCCCATGCCGGCGATATCGCTGACGTTGACGGCCAGAGCCTTGTATCCGATTTCTTCGGGCTGGAAATAGCTGCGCCGGAAATGCACGGTGTCCAGAAAGAGGTCGGTGGACAGGCAGATGTCCGAACCGCGCGGAATGATGCAGCAGTCATCGCCGCGTCCCAGCAGCACCGTGTCCGGAACATTGGGGAAATATCGGTCGATGAGTTCGAGGAAGTCTTCTTCGGAGTGCGGGGGCACGTGAGTCTCCTTACATTTCAAGCCGTGTCTCCGGGTGCGCCGCATACCATGCGAACCAGAAAACCTCCATGCCCTGGGGGCCGCTTTGGGCCGCGACGGTTTTCAGGGCGGCGTCCCAGTGCAAGAGGAGCAGGGAGCCGCCGAGCCGAAGCGCGAGTTCCTGCGGATGGCGTTCCGCAAAGCCTTGCTTGGGAACGGCGAGAAATTCGCCTCCGCGCTCGAAGACGAGCACCACGGTCTTCGGTGCAAGGGCGTCGCTCCGGGCCGCGAGGGGGAAAGGGGACTCGTCGCCGACATTGAATTCGGCGTAGGGCGCTTGCGGCGATTCGCTGGAATAGTCGCGCGTATACCCGGTGTTGCGGGAAAGCGCCAGGGTCTTGGGGTGGGCGGCGCGCCAATCCGCCCAGGTGCAGGCGGTGAGCGGAAGGCGTTCCGCACGTTCGCCGCAAAGCGGACCGCTGATGAAAATCCCGGAAATCTGCGGCAGGAGCGAACCCGTGTCGCGATCGTAGGCCACGAGGTTGGAGTTCAGGAGCCTGCCGGAAACACCGAGACGAAGGCCGCGAAATGCAACCCCGCTCCGGCTGAGAGAGCAATAGGTCACGGCGAGCGGCTCGCCGTCCAGATTCAGATTGACGATTTCGTGCCAGTCCAGAATGCAGCGCGGGAAGGCCGCCGTCAAACCGGGGAGATCCAAGCCGAGAACCCATTCCGAATCGGGCAGGGCGGCCTGGTCCGCCGGGACAAAGCGCGGGCTGTCGATGGCGGGGATGCCGTCCTTGGGAAAGCCGCTGGAAACCATCCGGTCCTGGAGCTGTTCGTAGCGGTCCTGGCAGGGCGAATCCGGACTGTCCACGAAAACGCGCCAGGCGGCGAAGGAGATCAGCAGAAGCAGCAGAAAGGCCGCGCTCAACTTCCAGTTGGTGGGCATGGATTCATCCCCTCAATGCGGTTGATATTGCGGGGAGCATAGCGCGAAAAGCGTTCCTATAGCAATTCAAGGTAATCGGCCACGATGACCTTGAGACCGAAACCGGGGAAGTTGACCCGGTATTTGTTCGGCGGAATTTCGGCCACGATTTTTCCCTGCCCGAAGATCTTATGGCGGCAGAAGCCGAGCTGGGAGGGGTCGCGCAGCGGCGGCGCGGGCGTCGTGTCCTTTGTGGGCGCGTCGTCCGCAAAGGGGCGCGGGGCGCTGGCGGCGTTGCCGGTTCCGTCGCTCTTGAAGCGGCTCAGGCCGGAGGAGTAGCCCTCCCGCCAGATTTCGGCGCAGCTCGCGGGCAGCTCCGCGAGGAAGGGACTCGGAGTGGCCGGTTCGGAAACCGCGTTGTAGCGGTTGTAGATGGTGGCGGGCACGAAAAGCGTGAGGGAATCGCGGGCGCGCGTGCAGGCCACGTAGAGCAGGCGGCGTTCCTCGTCCAGGTCTTCTGGCCGGGCCAGGGCTTTCTTGGAGGGGAAGCGGTCTTCCACGAGATCGATGATCAGCACCGCGCTCCATTCCAGGCCCTTGGAGGAATGGACCGTGGAGAGCACCAGCGCGTTTTCCTTGCGCTTGTCCTCCTCCTGGTCCCCGTCCAGGGTCAGGTCGCCGAGGAAATCGTCGATGCTCGCGTAGTTGGCTGCGATCTGGGCCAGCTGATCCAGCCCGGCCTGGCGCTTGGGGTAATCGTCCGGGTAGAGTTCCACCAGCAGGGGCTGGTAGAAGGTCGAGATCAATTCCAGAGCCTGGCCGGGACGCGTGGCCTGGCGCAGGGTGTCCAGATGGGCGAGCAGCTCCTTGAGCGCCGGGAAGCGCTTCAGGGCCTTGGCCATGTATTTGTCGTCGCCGGAGAGCCGCGCCTTGGCGATGCGGTCCGCGGTCTTGGCGCCCACGCCCTTGAGCGGTTCCAGCGCGCGTCTCCAGGCTATGAGGTCCGCCGGGTTGCGGGTCAGGCGCAGGTAGGAGAGGGCGTCCTTGATGTGCGCGGCTTCCTGGAAGCGAAGTCCGCCGTATTTCTGGTAGCCGATGCCCACGCGGCTCAGGGCCACTTCCAGGGGATAGGACTGGTACCCGGCCCGGAAGAGGACGGCGATGTCGTGCAGGGGATACTTCTTGGCCAGCTTGATGATTTCTTCCACGACCTGGTTGGCCTGCGTCTGGTCGCTGAGGGGATGCACGATGCGCGGCAGGGGACCGTCCGTGCGGTCGGTGTAGAGCTTTTTGTCGAACTTGCTGCGCGCCCCGGCCAGGATGTGGTTGGTCATGTTCAGGATGGGCTGGGTGGAACGGTAGTTCTTTTCCAGCCGGATGAGCTTTGCGCCCGTGAAGATTTTCGGGAAGTCGAGGATGTTGGCCACGTCCGCACCCCGAAAGGCGTAGATGGACTGGGCGTCGTCGCCCACGGCGATGATGTCGCCGCGTTCGCCGGACAGCAGCCGGACCAGCCGGGCCTGGACCTTGTTGGTGTCCTGGTACTCGTCCACCATGATGTGGCGGTAGCGCCGGCGAAGCTCCTCCAGCAGGAGCGGGTCGGCCAGGAGCAGCTCCTCGAAGCGGAAGAGCAGGTCGTCGTAGTCCATGAGCGCGTGTTCCTGCTTGAACCGCGCATAGCCGTTGGACACCGCCTGGAAGTCCTCGGCGTAGGCCGAAAGGTGGAAGGCTTCGTTCTCGACGATGCTCGAAATGCCGAGTTCCTTGTTGCGGGACTTGGTGATCATGTCCAGCAGGGTGGCCTTCTTGGGGTAGGAACGGTCGCCCTTGCCCAGCTCCAGGCTGTCCTTGACCTCCTTGGCCACGTTTTCCGAGTCGGCCCGGTCGAGCAGGGTGAAGCCGTTTTCGAATCCGAGCACATGGGCGTGGCGGCGCAGCACTCCATAGGCGAAGGAATGGAACGTGCCGCCGCTGGTGCCGGAAAGGTTGCGCCCGAGGATGCCGCCCGCGCGCTGGAGCATTTCCTGGGCGGCCTTGCGGGTGAAGGTCAGCAGGAGGATGTTTTCCGGGGCGACGCCTTCCTGCACGAGCCTGGCCAGGCGGTAGACGATGGTGCGGGTCTTGCCGGAACCTGCCCCTGCGATGACCAGGGCCGGGCTGCCCTGGTGCATGACGGCTTCCAGCTGGGCCGGGTTCAGTTCTTTCTGGAAATCGATGGACATGGGGATTTCGCGTTCATCCTGGTTGCGGCGTTCAGATCAAGAAGGCGTCGGGTCGCGTGCCGGGCCGGTCTGTATGCAGCCCGAAATGACGAAGTATTTCCGCTCCGGCGTCGCGCATGCGCGCGGGCCGGAAGCCTTCGCTGTCGAAAAAGATGGCTCCGTGCGCAGTGTGCGCTCCCGTGCGTCCGAAGGTTCCGAAGACGTCCTCGCGGTCGAACTTGGCCTTGCAGTCGAAACCGGGCCGGGCGAGGCAGACGAGATCCGGGGCGCGGTCGAGCCTTGGGCCGGGGTAAAGCTCCTCGCCGGTGAACACCCTTTCCATGACCCGCTCCCCCTTGAAGGTCAAGTTCTCGAGTCCGCTTCTGACGACGGGCAGCAGCTTTCGGGCCTGCTCGGAGCGCAGGGTGCCTCGCGGAAAGCGCTGCGCCGTGTTCAGGTAGATGCGGCCCGGATCCAGGGCGAAGGCCGCGGAATCGGGGGTCACCACGGAAGCGTCCCATTCGTCGGCGGGCGCGCCTGCGAGCCGCAGCAGGCCCTGCTGCCGGAGCCAGGCGTTGAGGTCCACCTCGGTGCGCAGGGCGGTGAAGCCGTGGTCCGCCACGACCATGAGCCGCTTGGAACCGGGCAGCGCTTCCCAGCGGTCCAGCGTCTCGCCGATGAGCAGATCCCACTCGCGCAGCAGCTCGAGGCAGGGACCGCGCCAGGGGTGCGCGGGATCGGTCAGCGCCGGAAAGAGGAAGTGGAACAGCCGGTCCGTTTCCGTGAGCACGAAGACGAAGAGATCCCAGTCGAGGTCGGGCCAGAGCAGGGCCAGGGCGCGGCGCCGCGAGGCCAGGGTGGCCCGCAGCTCGTCCAGCAGGAAGGCCGGGTCCGCGCTGCCCCGGCTGGTGTCCGCCTCCAGCTTGTAGCCCTCGAGAGCCGAGGCCAGAAAAGGCGGGTACACGGCCCGCTCCCATTGCTCGGCCACGAATCCCGCCACGAGCATGCCGCGCAGGGGCCGGGCCGGGTAGGTGTTGGGCAGGTTCACGACCCGGCTGACCAGTCCGCGCTCTCCCAGCCTGTCGAAGATGGTCGGGCAGGCCACGTCCGCGGCGCTGGCCACGCCGATGCGGAACGTCTGCGGGTCGAGTCTGGAAAAGCCGAATATCCCGTGTTCTTCCGGTCCCTTGCCTGTGGCAAGGGACGTCCAGTTCACGGGGGACAGCTCCGGCAGTTCGGCCTCGACCGTGACGGCGTCCGGAACGATGCGCCCCAGGTTCGGCAGTTCCGCCGCAAGACGCCGGGCAAGGTCCAGGGGCAGCCCGTCCAGGCCGAGAAGCAGCAGCCGGGGGCGTTCGGCCATGCCTAGGCCGCCCCTCCCGCCGGGAACACCGCTTCGTACTTCTTGAGCATGAAGGCGGGGTTGTAGGAAAGCTTGGCCTTGCGCAGCCCCTCCTCGCCGAGATCCTGTTCCCGGTTGACGTAGAGATACCCGCTGGCCTGGGCTTCCAGGAACATCTGGTTGATGGCCTGATACACGCCCTTGTAGGCGGTGTTGCCCTTCTCGAAATGGATGACGATGGATTCGTCGGACACGGGCTCCGCCACGGTATAGGCCACGACCTTGCCGTCCACGCGGATGGCTCCGCCGGTGAGGCCCTTGATCTGGTCGAATTGCTGGAGCACGCGGGTGATGGCCACGTTTTCGGCCTTGAGCGCGTCCGAGGGATTGTGCTCCTCGAACCAGCGCAGCCATTCCTCCTGCATTTCCAGCACCTCCTCCACGCATTCCGGGCCGAGGGGGGAGTATTCGTAGTCGTAGAGCTTCACGAACTGCTTGAGCAAGTTCTTCTTTTTATGGAAGCGGTTGCCGCGCAGCTCGATGAGCTCCGGCACGTTGTAGATGTAATCCCAATGCTCGCGGCATTCTTTGGTTTCGATGGCTCCGGCGAACTTCTCTTCCCAGAGCAGGGCGAGGTATTCGGGCACGCGGGTGAAGCGGCCGAGTTCGGGCACGATGCAGCACTTGGTCCACTCGTAGTTTTCCCACGCGCCGAGCGGAGCCCAGTAGACGGTTTCGGGCAGGGTCTGGCGAATCCAGGCCAGCCCGTTGCTCATGGCCAGTTCCAGGCCGTATTTTTCCGCCCAGCCGAAGATGTTGGCGAAGGCGTAGTCCGAAGTCGGAATCTGGGGACAGGTCGCCAGAATCCGGTTGTACTCATCGGCTTGTTCAATGCGTGGTTTGTCGAAATGGAGTTCCATTGGGTACTCTGCGGGGTTGAGGTTTGATCATGCTGAAGCGCGGCCAGTCCTTGCGGGCGTAGACCCAGAGCACGGCCAGAGCGGCGGCGGCCTGGGACGCGAGCATGGCGATCCAGATGCCCGTCGGGCCTTCCAGCAGGTGGTGGCCGAGCAGCCAGGCCAGGGGCAGGCGGATCAGCCAGATGGAGCCGCCCATGACCATGAAGGTGTACAGGGACGCTCCGGCTCCGTTCAGCGCTCCGGTCATGATCATGGCCACCAGCGTGAAGGGGATGGCGAGCATGTTCCACATCAGGTAATTCACGGCTTCGGACTGCACGCCCGCGTCCGCTGCGAAATATTGCGTGACCGGGCCGATGAACTGCCAGAGCAGCAGGGTCACGAGAGACACGGAAATCATGCCGATGGCCAGAACCCGGTAGCCGTAGCGCTTGGCTAGGTCGGCCCGTCCCGCGCCGAGGTAATGGCCCACGAGAATGCCCGCCGTCATGTTGAAGGCCATGGCGGGCATGAAGAGCAGCGCCTCGATGCGGTTGCCCACGGTCAGGCCGGCCAGGGCGTTGCGCGCGCCGTCGGACCCCACGGGCAGGCTCGAGGTCAGGGCGAAGAGGATCAGGTAGCCCGTGTTCCAGACCGCGGAGAGCATGCCGCTCGGCACGGCCACCTTGACGAGGTACGGAAAGGCGC
This portion of the Paucidesulfovibrio longus DSM 6739 genome encodes:
- a CDS encoding MATE family efflux transporter, with amino-acid sequence MPPQIDDELERHPYRVIWHLAWPQVLMMLFHFLIGAVDVKVAGMINAEVQAALGMMTQLLVFFLVVAIAMSNGAVAAISQSGGAGKTLRVQRYTGLCVLAALALGLALLAASFPLRGLLLDVLQVRPGMEATTRFFLEVYLLSVPSYYLLTITNAIFRAQKRVMFPLYTMMLITALNALGDLAFGLGMFGFPALGYRGLAWATLGAVSFGALLNLFMLGRLGLLKARSFAPWRWVRRAFPYLVKVAVPSGMLSAVWNTGYLILFALTSSLPVGSDGARNALAGLTVGNRIEALLFMPAMAFNMTAGILVGHYLGAGRADLAKRYGYRVLAIGMISVSLVTLLLWQFIGPVTQYFAADAGVQSEAVNYLMWNMLAIPFTLVAMIMTGALNGAGASLYTFMVMGGSIWLIRLPLAWLLGHHLLEGPTGIWIAMLASQAAAALAVLWVYARKDWPRFSMIKPQPRRVPNGTPFRQTTH
- a CDS encoding alkaline phosphatase family protein, yielding MAERPRLLLLGLDGLPLDLARRLAAELPNLGRIVPDAVTVEAELPELSPVNWTSLATGKGPEEHGIFGFSRLDPQTFRIGVASAADVACPTIFDRLGERGLVSRVVNLPNTYPARPLRGMLVAGFVAEQWERAVYPPFLASALEGYKLEADTSRGSADPAFLLDELRATLASRRRALALLWPDLDWDLFVFVLTETDRLFHFLFPALTDPAHPWRGPCLELLREWDLLIGETLDRWEALPGSKRLMVVADHGFTALRTEVDLNAWLRQQGLLRLAGAPADEWDASVVTPDSAAFALDPGRIYLNTAQRFPRGTLRSEQARKLLPVVRSGLENLTFKGERVMERVFTGEELYPGPRLDRAPDLVCLARPGFDCKAKFDREDVFGTFGRTGAHTAHGAIFFDSEGFRPARMRDAGAEILRHFGLHTDRPGTRPDAFLI
- a CDS encoding DUF2156 domain-containing protein, which encodes MELHFDKPRIEQADEYNRILATCPQIPTSDYAFANIFGWAEKYGLELAMSNGLAWIRQTLPETVYWAPLGAWENYEWTKCCIVPELGRFTRVPEYLALLWEEKFAGAIETKECREHWDYIYNVPELIELRGNRFHKKKNLLKQFVKLYDYEYSPLGPECVEEVLEMQEEWLRWFEEHNPSDALKAENVAITRVLQQFDQIKGLTGGAIRVDGKVVAYTVAEPVSDESIVIHFEKGNTAYKGVYQAINQMFLEAQASGYLYVNREQDLGEEGLRKAKLSYNPAFMLKKYEAVFPAGGAA